One genomic region from Clostridia bacterium encodes:
- a CDS encoding response regulator transcription factor: MRLLVVEDEPNLLQAMVRRLKEEGYGVDGATDGEEALAYVATVAYDAIILDLMLPRLSGLEVLREMRNRRLLYPVLILTARDATEDKVKGLDLGADDYLTKPFSFDELLARLRAILRRAGQPRLGTVLKAADLEVDTIARKVTRAGQTILLTSKEYALLEYLIRNQGQVLTRSQIAEHVWDYDFNGMSNIVDVYIRYLRRKIDDPFEPKLIQTIRGSGYRLEAP; this comes from the coding sequence GTAGTGGAAGATGAGCCCAATTTACTCCAGGCCATGGTGCGCCGCCTAAAAGAAGAGGGATATGGAGTCGATGGGGCCACAGACGGGGAAGAAGCCTTGGCCTACGTTGCTACCGTTGCCTACGATGCCATAATCCTTGACCTGATGCTGCCTAGGCTTAGCGGCCTGGAGGTGCTCCGGGAAATGCGCAACCGGCGCCTGCTTTACCCCGTGCTCATCCTTACTGCCCGCGATGCCACCGAGGACAAGGTAAAGGGACTAGATCTAGGGGCGGACGACTATCTCACCAAGCCCTTTAGCTTCGATGAACTCTTAGCCCGCCTCCGCGCCATCTTGCGGCGAGCCGGCCAGCCCCGGCTGGGGACGGTGCTTAAGGCCGCTGACCTCGAGGTGGATACCATAGCCCGCAAGGTTACCCGGGCCGGCCAGACCATCCTTCTCACCAGCAAGGAATACGCGCTCTTGGAATACCTCATCCGCAACCAGGGGCAAGTGTTGACCCGCTCGCAAATTGCCGAGCACGTGTGGGATTATGATTTTAACGGCATGTCCAATATTGTTGATGTCTATATCCGCTACTTGCGCCGAAAGATCGACGACCCTTTTGAGCCTAAACTCATCCAGACCATCCGCGGTAGCGGCTACCGGCTTGAGGCCCCTTAG